The Carnobacterium mobile DSM 4848 genome includes a window with the following:
- a CDS encoding peptide ABC transporter substrate-binding protein encodes MQKNKFLSLLGITATSALLLAACGGNTDGGGDSASSSKSSDKKMDDEQVLNLIESGEIPTMDSVLNTDVVGGNVMNNVFEGLYRQGLDGKLVLGMAEAEPEVSEDNLTYTFKIREDANWSNGDPVTADDFVYAWQRLADPAEAASYNYMIQDVVENATEIINGEKEPSELGVKAVDDKTLEIKLVRAVPYFKDLLTLPMYYPQNQAYVEELGDKFASNSDNLIYNGPFTLTEWDGTGLSWVYQKNEDYWDADTVKLDTINFDVVKETSTALNLYESGGIDRMRLTGEYVQTQQGNADLKSEPTSSVFYFKFNQERNGEKTDLANENIRKGLAMAFDKEAYAKTVLQNGSLPADGLVPQGLAVDPDTGKDFRDQNGELLTYNVEEAQKYFKKGLEEIGKDSLTLEILGDDGENAKKSLEFMQGQLTQNLPGLDIKLRNVPFKVRLDADTKQDYDIEMSGWGADYADPINFLELFASDNGNNKSSYANDEYDTLVKSSLSEVDDLEQRWTGMLDAEKILMDTAGIAPIYQRYNAVLEKPYVKDIAAHLVGAEYSYKWAYVDGK; translated from the coding sequence ATGCAAAAAAATAAATTTTTAAGTTTATTGGGAATTACAGCTACTTCAGCGTTATTATTAGCAGCATGTGGCGGAAATACTGATGGAGGCGGAGACTCAGCATCTTCTTCTAAATCATCTGATAAAAAAATGGATGATGAACAAGTTCTAAATCTAATCGAAAGTGGCGAAATTCCAACAATGGACTCTGTTTTAAATACAGACGTTGTCGGCGGGAACGTTATGAATAACGTTTTTGAAGGACTTTATCGCCAAGGTTTAGACGGTAAACTTGTTTTAGGAATGGCTGAAGCAGAACCTGAAGTTAGTGAAGATAATCTGACTTATACCTTTAAAATCAGAGAAGATGCAAACTGGTCAAATGGCGATCCGGTAACTGCTGATGACTTTGTATATGCATGGCAGCGCTTAGCTGATCCAGCTGAAGCAGCTTCTTACAACTACATGATTCAAGATGTTGTCGAAAATGCGACTGAAATCATTAACGGCGAAAAGGAACCAAGTGAATTAGGTGTCAAAGCAGTAGATGATAAAACATTGGAAATTAAATTAGTTCGTGCAGTTCCTTATTTTAAAGATTTATTAACATTGCCAATGTACTATCCACAAAATCAAGCTTATGTAGAAGAATTAGGAGACAAATTCGCATCAAACAGCGACAACTTGATTTACAACGGTCCATTTACTTTAACTGAATGGGATGGAACTGGATTAAGCTGGGTATACCAAAAGAATGAAGATTATTGGGATGCAGACACAGTTAAGCTGGATACAATCAATTTTGATGTTGTAAAAGAAACATCTACTGCTTTAAACTTATATGAATCTGGCGGAATTGACCGCATGAGATTGACAGGAGAATATGTACAAACTCAACAAGGAAATGCAGATTTAAAATCAGAACCAACTTCTTCTGTTTTCTACTTCAAATTTAACCAAGAACGTAACGGTGAGAAAACTGATTTAGCAAATGAAAACATCCGTAAAGGACTAGCTATGGCATTTGATAAAGAAGCTTATGCAAAAACCGTTTTACAAAATGGTTCATTACCAGCTGACGGGTTAGTACCGCAAGGATTAGCCGTTGATCCGGACACTGGAAAAGATTTCCGTGATCAAAATGGAGAATTATTAACGTATAATGTTGAAGAAGCTCAAAAATACTTTAAAAAAGGGTTAGAAGAAATTGGTAAAGATAGCCTGACATTAGAAATTCTTGGAGATGATGGGGAAAATGCTAAAAAATCTCTAGAATTTATGCAAGGACAATTAACTCAAAACTTGCCAGGATTAGATATCAAATTACGTAATGTACCATTCAAAGTACGTTTGGATGCTGATACAAAACAAGATTACGATATTGAAATGTCTGGTTGGGGAGCTGACTATGCAGATCCAATCAACTTCTTAGAATTATTTGCTTCAGACAACGGGAACAATAAATCAAGCTACGCTAACGATGAGTACGATACTTTAGTTAAGAGTTCATTAAGCGAGGTAGATGATTTAGAGCAACGTTGGACTGGTATGTTAGATGCTGAAAAAATCTTGATGGATACAGCTGGGATTGCTCCAATTTACCAACGTTATAATGCTGTTTTAGAAAAACCATATGTTAAAGACATTGCTGCTCACTTAGTGGGTGCAGAATACTCATACAAATGGGCTTATGTAGACGGAAAATAA